TCTCTATCTGACTTTCGTATTCCCTCTCATAGGTTTCCTGCTGCTGTCGTTCTCACGCGGCCGCTTCTCGGAAAACCTGTCGGCGCTGATTGGCGTCGGTTCCATCGGCTTGTCTGCCATTGTCACGGCCTACGTGATCTGGCAATTCAACGTCGCCCCGCCTGAAGGCGGTCACTACACGCAAGTGTTGTGGCAGTGGATGGCGGTGGAAGGCTTCACGCCGAACTTCGCGCTGTACCTGGATGGCCTGTCCGTGACCATGCTCGGCGTGGTCGTCGGTGTCGGCTTCCTGATCCACCTGTTCGCGTCCTGGTACATGCGCGGTGAAGCCGGTTACTCGCGCTTCTTCGCCTACACCAACCTGTTTATCGCCAGCATGCTGTTCCTGGTCCTGGGCGATAACCTGTTGTTCCTGTACTTCGGTTGGGAAGGCGTGGGCCTGTGCTCGTACCTGTTGATCGGTTTCTACTACAGCAACCGCAACAACGGTAACGCGGCACTCAAAGCCTTCATCGTGACCCGTATCGGCGACGTGTTCATGGCGATCGGCCTGTTCATCCTGTTCCAACAGTTGGGCACGCTGAACATCCAGGAACTGCTGGTGCTGGCACCGCAGAAATTCCAGGCCGGCGACTTCTGGATGGTCATGGCCACCCTGATGCTGCTGGGCGGCGCTGTCGGTAAATCCGCGCAACTGCCACTGCAAACCTGGCTGGCGGACGCAATGGCCGGTCCTACCCCTGTTTCGGCACTGATCCACGCCGCAACGATGGTGACCGCGGGCGTCTACCTGATTGCCCGTACCCACGGCCTGTTTGCGTTGGCGCCGGACATCCTGCAGCTCGTTGGCATCGTCGGCGGCGTAACCCTGGTACTCGCCGGTTTTGCCGCACTGGTCCAGACCGACATCAAACGTATCCTCGCCTACTCGACCATGAGCCAGATCGGCTACATGTTCCTGGCGCTGGGCGTTGGCGCATGGGATGGCGCGATTTTCCACCTGATGACCCACGCCTTCTTCAAGGCACTGTTGTTCCTTGCGTCCGGTGCGGTGATCGTTGCCTGCCACCATGAGCAGAACATCTTCAAGATGGGCGGCCTGTGGAAGAAACTGCCGCTGGCCTACGCCAGCTTCATCGTCGGCGGCGCGGCACTGTCCGCCCTGCCACTGGTGACCGCAGGCTTCTACTCCAAGGACGAAATCCTCTGGGAAGCGTTTGCCAGCGGCAACCACGGTCTGCTCTACGCAGGTCTGGTCGGCGCGTTCATGACTTCGCTGTACACCTTCCGCCTGATCTTCATCGCGTTCCACGGTGAAGCGAAGACTGAAGCGCACGCCGGTCACGGCATCGCTCACTGGCTGCCGCTGTCGGTGCTGATCGTGCTGTCGACCTTCGTCGGCGCGATGATCGTTCCACCGCTGCACGGCGTGCTGCCGGAAAGCGTCGGCCATGCCGGCGGCGAAGCCAAGCACAGCCTGGAAATCGCCTCGGGCGCCATCGCCCTGGCCGGTATCCTGCTGGCCGCGCTGCTGTTCCTCGGCAAGCGTCGTTTCGTCACTGCAATCGCCAACAGCGGCATCGGCCGCTTCCTTTCGGCCTGGTGGTTCGCTGCCTGGGGCTTCGACTGGATCTACGACAAACTGTTCGTCAAGCCATACCTTGCGATCAGCCACGCACTGCGCAAAGACCCGCTCGACCAGACCATCGGTCTGATCCCGCGTATGGCCAAAGGCGGTCACACCGCCCTGAGCCGTACCGAAACCGGTCAACTGCGTTGGTACGCGGCATCGATGGCAGCCGGCTCCGTGCTGGTCATCGGCGCCATCGTGCTGGTAGCGGTCTGAATATGAACCTTGCGAACTTGCGAAAGGAATTGAGCCCGTCATGATTCTGCCTTGGCTAATCCTGATCCCCTTCATCGGCGGCCTGCTGTGCTGGATGGGTGAGCGCTTCGGCGCTACCCTCCCCCGCTGGATTGCGCTGTTGACCATGACCCTGGAACTCGCGCTCGGCCTCTGGCTGTGGGCCCACGGTAATTATTCATTTGCTCCGGCGCCTGGCGCCGATCCGACCTGGGCGCTTGAGTTCAAGCACATCTGGATCGAGCGCTTCGGCATCAGCGTGCACCTGGCGCTCGATGGCCTGTCGCTGCTGATGATCCTGCTGACCGGTCTGCTGGGTATCCTCTCGGTACTCTGCTCGTGGAAAGAGATCCAGCGTCACGTTGGCTTCTTCCACTTGAACCTGATGTGGATCCTGGGCGGTGTCGTCGGCGTGTTCCTCGCCCTCGACCTGTTCATGTTCTTCTTCTTCTGGGAAATGATGCTGGTGCCGATGTACTTCCTCATCGCGCTCTGGGGTCACAGTTCTTCGGACGGCAAGAAAACCCGGATCTACGCGGCGACCAAGTTCTTCATCTTCACTCAGGCGTCCGGCCTGATCATGTTGGTGGCGATCCTGGGTCTGGTGTTGGTCAACTTCAACAGCACCGGCGTGATCACGTTCAACTATGCCGACCTGCTGAAAACCAAGATGTCGCTCACCACCGAGTACATCCTGATGCTCGGCTTCTTCATCGCCTTCGCGGTGAAGCTGCCGGTGGTGCCGTTCCACTCCTGGCTGCCTGACGCTCACGCCCAGGCACCAACAGCGGGTTCGGTCGACCTGGCCGGTATCTTGTTGAAGACGGCGGCTTACGGTCTGCTGCGTTTCGCCCTGCCGCTGTTCCCGAATGCCTCGGCCGAGTTCGCGCCGATTGCCATGACCCTGGGTCTGATCGGGATCTTCTACGGTGCGTTCCTGGCCTTCGCCCAAACCGACATCAAGCGTCTGATCGCCTACTCCTCCGTTTCCCACATGGGCTTCGTGTTGATCGGCATCTACTCCGGCAGCCAACTGGCGCTGCAGGGCGCGGTGATGCAGATGCTGGCGCACGGTCTGTCGGCCGCGGCACTCTTTATCCTCAGCGGTCAGTTGTACGAACGCACCCACACCCGCGACATGCGTGAAATGGGTGGCCTGTGGTCGAAGATCGCTTACCTGCCTGCCATCAGCCTGTTCTTTGCCGCCGCGTCCCTGGGCTTGCCGGGTACCGGTAACTTTGTGGGTGAGTTCCTGATCCTGATCGGCACGTTCCCGGCCGCCCCATGGATCACGATCATCGCGACGTCCGGTCTGGTGTTCGGTTCGGTCTACTCGCTGATCATGATCCACCGTGCCTACTTCGGCCCGTCCAAATCGGACGCGGTGCTGCATGGCATGGATGGTCGCGAACTGATCATGGTGGTCGGTCTGGCGGCACTGCTGATTTACATCGGCGTGTACCCGCAACCGTTCCTCGATACCTCTGCTGCGACGATGCATGGCGTGCAGCAATGGCTCGGCACCGCCTTCACTCAACTCGCTTCGGCCCGGTAAGAGCGCTATGGAATTCACGACTCAACACTTTATTGCGCTTGCGCCGTTGTTGATCACCAGCGCCACGATCATCGTGGTGATGCTGGCAATCGCCTGGCGCCGCAACCACTCACAGACCTTCCTGATCTCCGTGGCGGGTCTGAACCTGGCGTTGCTGTCGATCCTGCCAGCCCTGAAAGTCGCGCC
This region of Pseudomonas mandelii genomic DNA includes:
- the nuoL gene encoding NADH-quinone oxidoreductase subunit L, whose product is MNLLYLTFVFPLIGFLLLSFSRGRFSENLSALIGVGSIGLSAIVTAYVIWQFNVAPPEGGHYTQVLWQWMAVEGFTPNFALYLDGLSVTMLGVVVGVGFLIHLFASWYMRGEAGYSRFFAYTNLFIASMLFLVLGDNLLFLYFGWEGVGLCSYLLIGFYYSNRNNGNAALKAFIVTRIGDVFMAIGLFILFQQLGTLNIQELLVLAPQKFQAGDFWMVMATLMLLGGAVGKSAQLPLQTWLADAMAGPTPVSALIHAATMVTAGVYLIARTHGLFALAPDILQLVGIVGGVTLVLAGFAALVQTDIKRILAYSTMSQIGYMFLALGVGAWDGAIFHLMTHAFFKALLFLASGAVIVACHHEQNIFKMGGLWKKLPLAYASFIVGGAALSALPLVTAGFYSKDEILWEAFASGNHGLLYAGLVGAFMTSLYTFRLIFIAFHGEAKTEAHAGHGIAHWLPLSVLIVLSTFVGAMIVPPLHGVLPESVGHAGGEAKHSLEIASGAIALAGILLAALLFLGKRRFVTAIANSGIGRFLSAWWFAAWGFDWIYDKLFVKPYLAISHALRKDPLDQTIGLIPRMAKGGHTALSRTETGQLRWYAASMAAGSVLVIGAIVLVAV
- the nuoM gene encoding NADH-quinone oxidoreductase subunit M, with the translated sequence MILPWLILIPFIGGLLCWMGERFGATLPRWIALLTMTLELALGLWLWAHGNYSFAPAPGADPTWALEFKHIWIERFGISVHLALDGLSLLMILLTGLLGILSVLCSWKEIQRHVGFFHLNLMWILGGVVGVFLALDLFMFFFFWEMMLVPMYFLIALWGHSSSDGKKTRIYAATKFFIFTQASGLIMLVAILGLVLVNFNSTGVITFNYADLLKTKMSLTTEYILMLGFFIAFAVKLPVVPFHSWLPDAHAQAPTAGSVDLAGILLKTAAYGLLRFALPLFPNASAEFAPIAMTLGLIGIFYGAFLAFAQTDIKRLIAYSSVSHMGFVLIGIYSGSQLALQGAVMQMLAHGLSAAALFILSGQLYERTHTRDMREMGGLWSKIAYLPAISLFFAAASLGLPGTGNFVGEFLILIGTFPAAPWITIIATSGLVFGSVYSLIMIHRAYFGPSKSDAVLHGMDGRELIMVVGLAALLIYIGVYPQPFLDTSAATMHGVQQWLGTAFTQLASAR